The Stenotrophomonas sp. ASS1 genome segment CGGGCGAAGGTTTCCTGGGCCACGCGCCAGACGGAACCAAGTACTACTTCGACTGGATGGTGGCGCGCGAGAACGAGTCTGCCGTTCTCCAGCCCTACGACACCATCACCCATGCCACGCTGAAACGGAAAAAGGTCTTCCTCTATCCATCCCAGGTTGTCGATCGTTTCGGCAACTGGGTCCGCTACGAATGGAGTGGCGGGCGGCTGGATCGAATCGTTGCCAACGATGGGCGCAGCATCAGCCTTGCCTATGACTCCCTGGGCCGCATCGCAACCGCAACAGCAGCGGGCCGCACCTGGACCTATGGCTACACTCCGGCTGGTGTGTTGCAGTCGGTGACGCTGCCGGATGGCACCGCCTGGCGTTACGACCTGCCTCCGGTCCACGTGACGAAGAAGTACCCCGAATACACCGGGCAGGATCCTTCAGCCTACATGGACTTCGCTGGGCTGTGCGCGAAGACGAACAAGATTGTGCAGACCGAGGTCACGGCTACTGTCACACATCCCTCTGGCGCACTCGGTACTTTTGTGTTTCGACCGTTCCGACACGGGCGCAAGAATGTTCCGTTCAACTGCCAGACCTCCGGCGACGATCAGTTGCTGGCCGACGGATGGAATCTCACGCCCCTCTATCGGGACGCGATGTCTTTGGTGGCAAAGCGGATAAGCGGCCCGGGGATGCCCACCGCGCAGTGGAGCTATCAGTACACCAATCTGGGGTGGCAGTACGACAGGAGAGTCGACCAGGCCGGGTGGCCGATGATTCCGGTGGGGCAGGCAGAGCCCAAGATAACGATTGAAACCCTACCCGATGGGGTTATTCGGACCTACGAATTCGGTAAGGAAGTCGGCTACAACGACGGTCTATTGCTGTCCACGACTACCAGCTCTGGTGGCGCGGTGGTTCGCATCGAGCGCAGCAACTACTACCCGGACGCGCAACTTGCCAGCGCGCCGTTCCCGCGCGAGGCGGGCCGGAATCTCAAGTACGGGGCCAGGGAACTGGGAGAGCATCTGAATCGCCCAGTGCAGAGCACGGTTGTGAATCAGGATGGCGTGCAGTTCACGCGTACTGTGCAGGCCTTTGATGCCTTCGTCCGCGAAGTCACCGTCGCAGAAGCGAATTCCGCCGGCCAGAGTCGCACCACCAGCACCAGCTACTACGACAATCCCGCGCTATGGGTGAACGGCCAGACGGCGCGCAGTGTGCTCAATGGCATCGAACAGTCCCGCACCGAATTCGATACGGCCAAAGCACTGCCGCTGCGCGCCTACGCATTTGGCCGCCTGGCGCAGCAGGTGACCTATGCAGCCGACGGCACGGTTGCCTCGGTGGCCGATGGCCGTGGAAATACCAGCCATCTGTCGGGATGGAAGCGTGGTGTTCCGCAGCAGCTCCGCATGCCGGCCACGCCCGAAGCGCCCAATGGTGCGGTGCGCACGGTTGCCGTCGACGACAACGGTTGGATCACCTCGCTGACCGACGAAACCGGCGCAACCACCAGCTTCAGCTACGACAGCATGGGCAGGCTGCGCAGCCAGCAGTTCCCTGGCGGCGACAGCGTTAACTGGAATGGCGTAACCATGGACCTGCAGCGGCTGGGTGGCGCGCAGCTGGGGGTGCCCGCCGGTGCGTGGAAGCACTCCCGCACGCAGGGCGGACGGCGCACGGATACCTACCTGGATGCGATGTTCCGCCCGGTGCTGGTGACCGAAAACGCCAACAATGTGCTGGACAGTGCCGTGGTGACCCGCTACGACACCAGCGGCAAGACCGTGTTTGCCTCGTATCCCACGCGGCAGCTCTCCGATATCAATGCCACCCTGACTGGCACCACGACGCAGTACGACGCGTTGGGCCGCCCCACCGTGGTCAGTCAATCGTCCGAGTTGGGGGCACTGGTTACCCGCACCGAGTACGTGGGCAACCTGTCGGTGAAGGTGACCAACCCCCGCGGCCAGGCCACGACGACCCGTCACCTTGCCTACGACCAGCCCAGCTACGAGATGCCGCTGACGCTGCAGCACCCGGAAGGCGTGGTGACCGAGATCCAGCGCGACACGCTGGGCAAGCCGCTGGCGATCACCCGCCGCAATGCAGACGGCAGCCAGTCGCTCACCCGCCGCTACGTCTATGACGGCTACCAGCAGCTGTGCAAGACCATCGAGCCGGAAACCGGTGCGACCGTGCAGGACTACGACGCGGCAGGCAACGTGCTGTGGTCGGCGGCCGGCACGGGTTTGACCAGCACCACCGACTGCAACCGAAGTGAAGCCCTGGCCAGCGGACGTGCGGTGAAGCGTAGTTACGACGCCGCCAACCGCTTGTCGTCCCTGATCTTCCCGGATGGGCGCGGAAATCAGAACTGGTCCTACGCGCCTGATGGTCTGCCGGCCGAGATCAGCACGCAGAACGATCCGGCCCGGCCGATGGTCGTCAACCGCTACCAGTACAACCGCCGCCGCCTGCTCAGCGGCGAAACCCTGCAGCATCCGGATCTGGGAAGCCTGAGCCTGGCCTATGGCTACGATGCCAACGGCACACTGGCCAGCAATACCTATCCGGGTGGGCGTGTCGTCAGCTATACGCCGGACGCACTGGGTCGGGCGACGACGGTCGGCGGCTATGCGAAGGAGGCCAGTTACTTTGCCAACGGCGCGTTGGCCCGCTTCGTATATGGCAACGGAATCGTGCACACGTTGACCCAGAATGCCCGCGGGCTGCCCGACCGCAGCCGCGATGCCACTGCAGCGGCCGCAGTGCTGGATGACAGCTATGACTACGATGCTGGTGGCAACGTGATGGCCATTTCCGATGGTCTGCCCGGGGCGCCCGGCAACCGGGACATGACCTATGACGGCCTGGACCGGTTGCGGACGGTCACTGCGCCGGGCTTCGGCAACGCCTTGTATGAGTATGACGCGCTGGACAACCTGCGCCGTGCCAAGGTCGGCAGCCGCGATCGTACGCACTACTTCGATCCGACCAATCGGCTGGTCAACGTGATCGAAACCGGAACCGGGGCAACCGTGACCGGTCTTGGCTATGACGTGCAGGGCAATCTTTCGGTGCGCAATGGTCAGGCTTTCGCGTTTGACTACGGCAACCGGCTGCGCGCGGCGGGAACAGCAGAGAGCTACGAGTACGACGCCCACGGTCGCCGGGTGAAGGCCAGCGCCAGTGGCAAGGGGGCAATCTACTCGTTCTACGACAACGGCGGCGTGCTGCGATTCCAGCGCAACGAACGTACCGGCAAGCAGACCGACTATCTCTACCTGTCAGGCAGCCTGGTTTCCCAGGTGCATGGTGAAGCCGCACCCAGCGTTCCCGCGCTGAGTGCGCCGGGCTACATCACCCAGGGCAGCGTGAACCTGACCTGGAGCCCGGCCGGTGGTGCCAACCGCTATGAGTTGCAGCGTGCCCTTGCGGGCACCTGGAGCACGGTCTTCGATGGCGCGGCGCAATCCTTCACCAGCACCGGCCTGGTCACGGGGACCTATCAATTCCGGGTGCGCGGCTGCCGGGCGGTGTGCGGCGGATGGAGCAATGTCGCGTCAGTGGCCGTGGCATTGGCGCCATCCACCGTGCCGACCCTGAACGTGCCTGCCACAGCCTTCAACGGCAGCTACAACGTAGCTTGGTCTGCGGCTTCCGGTGCCGAGCGCTATGAGCTGGAGGAAAGCGCCAATGGTGGCGCTTGGGCCCAGGTGCACAACGCCATCGGTCAGTCCAAGGCCTTCAGTGGCAAGGCAGCGGGAAGCTACAACTACCGGGTTCGCGCATGTAACCCGGTAGGGTGCACGGGATACAGCGCCACGGCTGCGGTGACGGTCGTATATCCGCCTGCCACTGCGCCCGGACTCTCTGCGCCGGCACGCGCTGCGCCGGGCAGTATTGGTATTGGCTGGAACGGGGTGGCTGGTGCCACGCGTTACACCCTGCAGGAGAGTAGCAATGGTGGCGGATGGGTCACGCTGTTCGACGGCAACGCGGGTTCCTATGCCACCGCTGCGCGCGGTGTGGGCAACTATGGCTATCGGGTTGCCGCCTGCAATGGCGCGGGCTGCGGACCGTGGTCGGCTACGTCGACGGTAGCGGTGATCGGGCCGCCGACGATCGAGCCGGTGATCAGTGCGCCGGGCCTGGTGAACGTGCCGCAGTACAGCCTGAGCTGGTCGGTGCCGGCCAACAGCGAGAGCTTCGTGCTGGAGGAGAGCGCCAACGGTGGTGGCTGGACGGTGGTGCATAACGGCGACGGGAACAGCTTTGGTGCCAGCCGTGGTAAAGGCAGCTACGCCTATCGCGTGAGGGCGTGCAATTTCGCGGGGTGCAGTCCGTACTCGGGAGTCGTGACTGTCGCGGTGGTGCTGCCGCCGGGGGCGACGAGTCTCTATCTAGCAGAGTGGTTGACGACCCGCAGGCCGCCCTATCAGGTCCAGTGCTCTGCAGGATGGAGTCTGGTGGCAGACGCAACCGAGTATCAGCTTGAAAGCGGTGGCGGTGGCAAGCGTCTTTACACGGGCCCCAAGACCTACGTGCAGTCGAATGGCGGGACCTACTGCGCGCATGAGTATCGCGTGCGTGCCTGTAATGCAGGCGGTTGCTCCCCATGGTCGGCCGAACGGCCGGTCACCCAAGGTGTACTGAGCTGGGACTAAGCCATGAATGGACTCTCTTCGCTGTTGATTCGGGCGGTACTCGCGGTGGTGGTGCTGGCGGCCTGCGTGGCTCCGGCAGTCGCCCAGGAAGTGGTCGAGTACATCCACACTGATGCACTGGGTTCACCGGTGGCGATCACCGATGCCAGCGGAAACGTCATCGAGCGTACGGTGTATGAGCCGTATGGGGCGGTGGTGAATCGGCCGTTGAAGGATGGGCCGGGATATACGGGGCATGTGACGGACTCGGGGACCGGGTTGATCTACATGCAGCAGAGGTATTTCGACCCAAGTACTGGCGTATTCCTTTCAGTTGATCCCGTCGCGGCGGATACGGTGACGGGAGGAAATTTTGCGAGATATCTCTATGCGAATGGGAATCCTTACAAGTATGCCGATCCAGATGGGCGGATCGGTAAGCTAATCGCGGAATTGATAAAGAAAATTCTTCCTAAGATTTTGCCAAAGGCATCGCCAAAGCCCGCTCCCAAGGCTGCTCCCAAAGGTTCTCCTCGCACGGAGAAAAAGCCTGATAGTTCTAAGCCGGAATCAGCAGGTGGCGAAGGTTCTGGAAATCGATTTCCTGATCGAGATCTACCGCGAGATCAACACGGAAATCCCACCCCGGATCCTGGTGCAAAAGGACCACATACTCAGCTTGGTCAGAAGGACGGAAGGAAGTCACGATATGATCAGGCTCGAGAGTTCGATGGGGATGGAAAGCCGGTGAAAGACATTGATTTCACTGACCACGGTCGCCCAAGTCAGCATGTGAATCCACATGAACACCCGTATGTTCCGAATAAGACGGGCGGAACACCAATGCGTGGCGATGAAAGACCATTGAATGGAGGGTAGGTCATGAGTGAAGGGTTTGCCCAATTTCCTATTACAGGGAGAGCAGTTGCTGATGCACTCGAGTCGCTCGCGGGACCTGGAGATATCTGGGAGGTTTCAGCCATTGAAACATTAACTTCAGCGGATGACGTGCTGCTGGGTGACCTGTGGCGACGCGTGGTCGCGGGGGACAGGGTCTTCGCTACTCGAGAGATTTGCTCCGCACTGGTAAGAGCAGATCAGGTGGTTACCCTGTATGCGCGTCTGATTGGCAAAGACAATGTTCACCTCTACATTGATGATGGCATTGCTGCCTCTGATGACGGAATTAAGGAAGGCCGCTAGATGAGGAGGGTTTGCTGGCGCAGCTGAGGACGTTGATGGCCCCGCGGAATACATCAGAGGTCATATTGCGCCCTTGAACGCATCGGTTCCATAGCTGTTTGCTGCGTAGAAGATTGGGTGTGCAGGTGCTATGTGATGGAGTAGCCTCAAAAGGAGGAGCTGAGTGCCAGGGTTTGTTGAAAGCTTCCCCATTTGGGCTTCCATCATTCTAGGTGCCATGTGGATAAACGCATTTGCGGCTCACAGGATGTTGCTTAAAATCGAGCGTGAACGGCCGGAAGTACTCGCTGCAGTCGGAATCATCAAGGTTGATTGGTGGCTTAGGTGCTTGCGCGGTATTGCAGTGCTTGCCCTTACTTCCAAAGGGCAGACGCTCCATCAGGGGGAACGGTGGGTGTTGAGGGGCGTCGTGATGATGTACGTCTTCTTGATTGCCTCCGGGGTATCCATGCTTGTTGGCATGTAGGGGACGGTGCCTCAAGGCCGTTGATGGTGGATGGAACGGCATTACGGTGAGATTGCCCGTTCCTGGCATCACTCGGTGTTTCCCGGTCACGCCTCTGCTTGCTTTCGTCCAGCGCGCAATAAAAAACGCCGCAGTTTCCTGCGGCGCTCTCATGCTTCCCCGATTCTGGCGAATCCTCAGCCCAGCAGCTTTCGCACCTTCGTCAACGCGGTCATGAACCGCTCGATCTCGGCGTGCGTGTTATAGAACGCCAGCGAGGCACGGCAGGTAGCGGCAACGCCAAAGTACTGCAGCAGCGGGTGTGCGCAGTGCTGGCCCGAGCGCACGGCCACGCCTTCCAGGTCGAGCAGGGTCGCCAGGTCGTGCGCATGCGCGCCATCGATCAGGAAAGAGACCACCGCAGCCTTCTCCGGCGCTTCGCCGATGATACGCAGGCCGTCAACGCGGCGCAGCTCTTCGGTGAAGTGCGCCAGCAGTTCGGCTTCGCGCGCTTCGACGTTCTCCTGGCCAAGCTGCTGCAGGTAGTCGGCAGCCACGCCCAGGCCGATGAAACCGGCGATGTTCGGGGTGCCGGCTTCGAACTTGTGCGGGGCATCGTTGAACACGGTGCCGTCGAAGCTGACTTCCTTGATCATCTCGCCGCCACCAAGGAACGGCGGCATCGCGTCCAGGTGCTCGCGGCGTGCCCACAGTGCGCCGGTACCGGTTGGCCCGCACATCTTGTGGCCGGTGATGGCGTAGAAATCGCAGCCGATCGCGGCGACATCGACCTTGCGGTGCGGTACCGCCTGCGAGCCATCGACCACGGTGATGATGCCGCGCTTGCGCGCTTCGCGGCAGATCTCGCGCACCGGGTTGACCGTGCCCAGCACGTTCGAGACGTGGGTGACCGCCAGCAGCTTGACCTCCGGGGTCATTGCCGCGCGCAGCGCATCCAGATCGAGTGCGCCGTCAGGCGTGATCTCGGCCACGCGGATGGTGGCGCCGGTACGCTGCGCGACCAGCTGCCACGGCACGATGTTGGCGTGGTGCTCCATGCGCGTGATCAGGATCACGTCACCGGCCTTCAGCCGTGGCAGCGCCCACGAGTAGGCCACCAGGTTGATGGCGAAGGTGGTGCCACTGCACAGCACCAGGTCGCTGGGGCGCACGTTGAGGAAGCGCGCCAGCTTGTTGCGTGCGCCTTCGTAGGCATCGGTGGCTTCGCTGCCCAGTGCATGCACCGCGCGGCTGACGTTGGCGTTGTAGCGGCGGTAGAACTCGTCCACCGCGCCGATCACCTGCACCGGCTTCTGGCCGGTGTTGGCGTTGTCGAAATAGACCAGCGGCTTGCCGTGCACTTCACGCATCAACAGCGGGAAGTCGAGGCGGACGCGGTCCCAGTCGGGGGCGCCGGTGCGTTCTTCGATCGGTCGCGGCGTGGACAGGTTCATGCCACACCCGCCTCGGCCAGCGCCTTGTCCAGCCGACGTGCCAGCTGCGCACGCAGTGCGTCGGGCAGGATCTTCAGCGGCTCGTGGCAGAACGCGGCGCTCAGCAGTGCCTGCGCCTGGGCCTGCGGCAGGCCGCGCGAGCGCAGGTAGAACAGCGCATTGGCATCGAGCTGACCGACGGTCGCGCCGTGCGCGGCCTTCACTTCATCGGCGTCGATCACCAGCGTCGGCTGGGTGTCGATCTCGGCATCGGCCGACAGCAGCAGGTTCTTGTTGGACAGGTTCGCGTCGGTGCCATCGGCGCCTTCGCGGATCTGGATGCCACCATGGAACACCACGCGGCTGCGGTTGGCGGCGACGCCGCGCCACAGCAGTTCGCAGGCGGTATCGCGTGCGATGTGGTCGATGCCCAGGCGGGTTTCGACGTGGCGGCGGCCATTGCCAAGCAGCACGCCGTTGGCGGTCAGCTGGGCATTGTCGCCTTCCAGGCGCACGTTCAGTTCATGGCGGCTGAGCGCGGCGCCCAGTTCCAGGTCGACGCGGTGGTACTGCGCGTCGCGGGCCAGCACCGCGTCGGTGCGCAGGAAGCTGGTCTGGCGCCCGCTGCCGGCCTGCACGCGGGCGTGCTTGAGCACGGCATCACGGGCGACGTGGGCATGCAGCACGGTGTTGTCCAGGTGGGCGGAGTCACCCACGCTGAAGCGATGCTCGACCACGCCCAGGCTGGCGCCGGCACGCAGTTCGATCAGGTGACGGTGGTGCCAGGCCAGGTCAGTGTCGCCGGCGACGCTGGCGAATACCAGCTGCAGCGGCGTTTCGACCTGCACGCCTTCATCCACGCGCAACACCACGCCTTCATCGGCCAGCGCGGCATTCAGGCGGGCGAAGATCTCCTCGCTGCGTTCGTAGCGGCGGCCAAGGAAACGCACGGCGTCTTCGCCGGAGGCCAGTGCGGCCGACAGCGGCTGCAGCTGCACGCCGGACGGCAGGGCCTGCACGTCGCTCAGCGCGGCATCCAGGCGACCATTGACGAACACCAGGCGCGGCGCCGGGATGTCGTCCAGCAGCGTGGCGTCCAGCGCCGGGCCCTGCAGCGGTGCCGCAGCGAACGCACGGCGTTCCAGCTGGCGCAGCGAGGTGTACTTCCAGGCTTCGTTGCGGGCGGCCGGCAGGCCGTCGCGCAGGGCCGCATCCAGCACTTCGCGGCGCGCATCGCTGCCGCAGAAGGCCTGGGCCATCGAATCAAGCAGGGCGCTCATCAGACCGCCGCCTCGGGCACGACCCGGTCCTTCAGGAAATCATAGCCGTGCGCTTCCAGTTCCAGTGCCAGCTCCGGGCCGCCACTCTTGACGATGCGGCCATCGGCCAGCACGTGCACCACGTCCGGCTTGATGTAGTCCAGCAGGCGCTGGTAGTGGGTGATGACCAGGAACGAACGGTCGGCGGCGCGCAGTGCGTTGACACCATCGGCCACGCTCTTCAGCGCGTCGATGTCCAGGCCCGAGTCGGTCTCGTCCAGGATCGCCAGCTTCGGTTCCAGCACGGCCAGCTGGAAGATCTCGTTGCGCTTCTTCTCGCCACCGGAGAAGCCTTCGTTGACGCCACGGTGCAGCAGTTCGTCCTTCAGGTGCAGCACGGCCAGCTTCTGGCGCACCAGCTTGAGGAACTGCATGGAATCGAGTTCTTCCTCACCGCGCGCCTTGCGCTGGGCGTTCAGTGCCGCGCGCAGGAAGTAGGTGTTGTTCACGCCCGGGATTTCCACCGGGTACTGGAACGCCAGGAACAGGCCGGCAGCGGCGCGCGCTTCCGGGTCCTGCTCCAGCAGGTCGACGCCGTCGAACTGCACGCTGCCTTCGGTCACTTCGTAGCCGTCGCGGCCGGCCAG includes the following:
- a CDS encoding RHS repeat-associated core domain-containing protein — protein: MNGLSSLLIRAVLAVVVLAACVAPAVAQEVVEYIHTDALGSPVAITDASGNVIERTVYEPYGAVVNRPLKDGPGYTGHVTDSGTGLIYMQQRYFDPSTGVFLSVDPVAADTVTGGNFARYLYANGNPYKYADPDGRIGKLIAELIKKILPKILPKASPKPAPKAAPKGSPRTEKKPDSSKPESAGGEGSGNRFPDRDLPRDQHGNPTPDPGAKGPHTQLGQKDGRKSRYDQAREFDGDGKPVKDIDFTDHGRPSQHVNPHEHPYVPNKTGGTPMRGDERPLNGG
- a CDS encoding RHS repeat domain-containing protein translates to MQSGLISHPRAATAAKGLFLGFIALCVLAPVGVSAQIVPTWRQEYDKRLKYGDLVEPLKGEIFGEQVNLYDGSISFKATDISIPGNGGLAVSLSRSYGDVSGGANDKEYGNWDLDIPSLSGTYGDQPETAIGGHWMPSARCSTVTAPPSLDVWNYKHTQTINFSPHTYWDGVRLSLPGGGGETVLAGSGDARQPTPQIGTPTPWNTKGGWFFSCLSALKSGQPGEGFLGHAPDGTKYYFDWMVARENESAVLQPYDTITHATLKRKKVFLYPSQVVDRFGNWVRYEWSGGRLDRIVANDGRSISLAYDSLGRIATATAAGRTWTYGYTPAGVLQSVTLPDGTAWRYDLPPVHVTKKYPEYTGQDPSAYMDFAGLCAKTNKIVQTEVTATVTHPSGALGTFVFRPFRHGRKNVPFNCQTSGDDQLLADGWNLTPLYRDAMSLVAKRISGPGMPTAQWSYQYTNLGWQYDRRVDQAGWPMIPVGQAEPKITIETLPDGVIRTYEFGKEVGYNDGLLLSTTTSSGGAVVRIERSNYYPDAQLASAPFPREAGRNLKYGARELGEHLNRPVQSTVVNQDGVQFTRTVQAFDAFVREVTVAEANSAGQSRTTSTSYYDNPALWVNGQTARSVLNGIEQSRTEFDTAKALPLRAYAFGRLAQQVTYAADGTVASVADGRGNTSHLSGWKRGVPQQLRMPATPEAPNGAVRTVAVDDNGWITSLTDETGATTSFSYDSMGRLRSQQFPGGDSVNWNGVTMDLQRLGGAQLGVPAGAWKHSRTQGGRRTDTYLDAMFRPVLVTENANNVLDSAVVTRYDTSGKTVFASYPTRQLSDINATLTGTTTQYDALGRPTVVSQSSELGALVTRTEYVGNLSVKVTNPRGQATTTRHLAYDQPSYEMPLTLQHPEGVVTEIQRDTLGKPLAITRRNADGSQSLTRRYVYDGYQQLCKTIEPETGATVQDYDAAGNVLWSAAGTGLTSTTDCNRSEALASGRAVKRSYDAANRLSSLIFPDGRGNQNWSYAPDGLPAEISTQNDPARPMVVNRYQYNRRRLLSGETLQHPDLGSLSLAYGYDANGTLASNTYPGGRVVSYTPDALGRATTVGGYAKEASYFANGALARFVYGNGIVHTLTQNARGLPDRSRDATAAAAVLDDSYDYDAGGNVMAISDGLPGAPGNRDMTYDGLDRLRTVTAPGFGNALYEYDALDNLRRAKVGSRDRTHYFDPTNRLVNVIETGTGATVTGLGYDVQGNLSVRNGQAFAFDYGNRLRAAGTAESYEYDAHGRRVKASASGKGAIYSFYDNGGVLRFQRNERTGKQTDYLYLSGSLVSQVHGEAAPSVPALSAPGYITQGSVNLTWSPAGGANRYELQRALAGTWSTVFDGAAQSFTSTGLVTGTYQFRVRGCRAVCGGWSNVASVAVALAPSTVPTLNVPATAFNGSYNVAWSAASGAERYELEESANGGAWAQVHNAIGQSKAFSGKAAGSYNYRVRACNPVGCTGYSATAAVTVVYPPATAPGLSAPARAAPGSIGIGWNGVAGATRYTLQESSNGGGWVTLFDGNAGSYATAARGVGNYGYRVAACNGAGCGPWSATSTVAVIGPPTIEPVISAPGLVNVPQYSLSWSVPANSESFVLEESANGGGWTVVHNGDGNSFGASRGKGSYAYRVRACNFAGCSPYSGVVTVAVVLPPGATSLYLAEWLTTRRPPYQVQCSAGWSLVADATEYQLESGGGGKRLYTGPKTYVQSNGGTYCAHEYRVRACNAGGCSPWSAERPVTQGVLSWD
- the sufC gene encoding Fe-S cluster assembly ATPase SufC produces the protein MLKIENLHARIGDKEILKGLSLDVQPGQVHAIMGPNGAGKSTLGNVLAGRDGYEVTEGSVQFDGVDLLEQDPEARAAAGLFLAFQYPVEIPGVNNTYFLRAALNAQRKARGEEELDSMQFLKLVRQKLAVLHLKDELLHRGVNEGFSGGEKKRNEIFQLAVLEPKLAILDETDSGLDIDALKSVADGVNALRAADRSFLVITHYQRLLDYIKPDVVHVLADGRIVKSGGPELALELEAHGYDFLKDRVVPEAAV
- a CDS encoding cysteine desulfurase, producing MNLSTPRPIEERTGAPDWDRVRLDFPLLMREVHGKPLVYFDNANTGQKPVQVIGAVDEFYRRYNANVSRAVHALGSEATDAYEGARNKLARFLNVRPSDLVLCSGTTFAINLVAYSWALPRLKAGDVILITRMEHHANIVPWQLVAQRTGATIRVAEITPDGALDLDALRAAMTPEVKLLAVTHVSNVLGTVNPVREICREARKRGIITVVDGSQAVPHRKVDVAAIGCDFYAITGHKMCGPTGTGALWARREHLDAMPPFLGGGEMIKEVSFDGTVFNDAPHKFEAGTPNIAGFIGLGVAADYLQQLGQENVEAREAELLAHFTEELRRVDGLRIIGEAPEKAAVVSFLIDGAHAHDLATLLDLEGVAVRSGQHCAHPLLQYFGVAATCRASLAFYNTHAEIERFMTALTKVRKLLG
- the sufD gene encoding Fe-S cluster assembly protein SufD, with the protein product MSALLDSMAQAFCGSDARREVLDAALRDGLPAARNEAWKYTSLRQLERRAFAAAPLQGPALDATLLDDIPAPRLVFVNGRLDAALSDVQALPSGVQLQPLSAALASGEDAVRFLGRRYERSEEIFARLNAALADEGVVLRVDEGVQVETPLQLVFASVAGDTDLAWHHRHLIELRAGASLGVVEHRFSVGDSAHLDNTVLHAHVARDAVLKHARVQAGSGRQTSFLRTDAVLARDAQYHRVDLELGAALSRHELNVRLEGDNAQLTANGVLLGNGRRHVETRLGIDHIARDTACELLWRGVAANRSRVVFHGGIQIREGADGTDANLSNKNLLLSADAEIDTQPTLVIDADEVKAAHGATVGQLDANALFYLRSRGLPQAQAQALLSAAFCHEPLKILPDALRAQLARRLDKALAEAGVA